In one Mucilaginibacter sp. PAMB04168 genomic region, the following are encoded:
- a CDS encoding chitinase, which translates to MPATAASLITEKLFNELFPQRNKFYTYASFIKAIKEISQIKVNVTRRAVSVYQIIRTDKASGKATIVRQDVDWNEAWAKAKPDSSYEVDYSKFCTEKNAATNKKELAAFFAHIAHETRGGVDDTFTDGLMYIHEKNTTSAYIAENDEYPPVAGKKYYGRGPVQLSYNGNYGYAGDCILGDDKILLNSPELIETDPVLAFKTAIYFWMTPQTHKPSAHDVMVGVWQPKPADKAKGRAPGFGMTINIINGEIECNKGEDLYNMKDRMKFYQYFLTKLGGKDTANCSCGKMQPYLYGVNE; encoded by the coding sequence ATGCCTGCAACAGCCGCCAGCTTAATTACCGAAAAGCTTTTTAATGAACTGTTTCCGCAACGGAACAAATTTTACACTTATGCCTCTTTTATAAAAGCCATAAAAGAGATAAGCCAAATTAAAGTAAACGTGACCCGCCGGGCGGTATCTGTATACCAAATTATACGTACTGATAAAGCTAGCGGTAAGGCTACCATCGTGCGCCAGGACGTTGACTGGAACGAGGCATGGGCAAAAGCTAAGCCCGACAGCAGTTATGAGGTGGATTATAGTAAATTTTGTACAGAAAAGAATGCTGCGACGAACAAAAAAGAACTGGCCGCTTTTTTTGCCCACATTGCCCACGAAACGCGCGGTGGTGTGGATGATACCTTTACGGATGGCCTGATGTACATTCATGAAAAAAATACAACATCAGCCTACATTGCCGAGAATGATGAGTACCCACCTGTTGCCGGTAAAAAATATTATGGCCGTGGACCGGTTCAATTAAGCTACAACGGCAACTACGGTTACGCCGGCGATTGTATTTTAGGCGATGACAAGATATTATTGAACAGCCCTGAATTGATTGAGACAGACCCCGTTCTGGCCTTTAAAACAGCCATTTATTTTTGGATGACACCACAAACGCACAAGCCCTCTGCACATGATGTAATGGTAGGCGTATGGCAGCCTAAACCAGCAGATAAGGCTAAAGGCCGCGCACCGGGCTTCGGTATGACCATTAATATCATTAACGGTGAAATTGAATGCAATAAAGGCGAAGATTTGTACAACATGAAAGACCGCATGAAATTTTACCAATACTTCCTCACCAAGCTTGGCGGTAAAGATACTGCCAATTGCTCTTGCGGCAAAATGCAACCTTACTTGTACGGAGTGAACGAATAG
- a CDS encoding cob(I)yrinic acid a,c-diamide adenosyltransferase: MKIYTKTGDKGLTSLIGGNRVPKYHIRIESYGTVDELNAYLGLIADQDIQLQDKKVLQHIQNNLFVIGALLAAEPGKSRMTIPDLTDGDIDLLEHEMDAIEIQLPELKHFILPGGSNAISFCHVARCVCRRAERVVVQLATESVVDEKIVIYLNRLSDYLFMLARKVGHDQQIPENKWEPGV, translated from the coding sequence ATGAAGATATATACCAAAACCGGCGACAAAGGTTTAACCTCCCTGATAGGAGGTAACCGAGTGCCTAAATATCATATTCGTATCGAAAGCTATGGTACTGTTGACGAGCTAAACGCTTATTTGGGTTTAATTGCCGACCAGGATATTCAACTGCAGGACAAAAAAGTATTACAGCATATACAAAATAACTTGTTTGTAATAGGTGCATTGCTTGCGGCAGAGCCCGGAAAGTCGAGAATGACCATACCCGATTTAACTGATGGCGATATCGACCTATTAGAGCACGAAATGGATGCAATAGAAATCCAGTTGCCGGAGTTAAAACATTTTATACTGCCTGGCGGTAGTAATGCCATATCATTTTGCCATGTAGCCAGGTGCGTATGCCGCCGGGCCGAACGTGTAGTGGTGCAATTGGCTACAGAGAGTGTTGTTGATGAAAAAATTGTGATATATTTAAACAGACTGAGCGATTACCTGTTTATGCTGGCACGTAAAGTAGGGCACGATCAGCAAATACCTGAAAATAAATGGGAACCAGGTGTATAA
- a CDS encoding DUF2795 domain-containing protein: MYWTLELASHLEDAPWPATKDELIDYAIRSGAPVEVIENLQALEDDGEPYENIEEIWPDYPTKDDFFFNEDEY, encoded by the coding sequence ATGTACTGGACTCTTGAATTGGCTTCACATCTGGAAGATGCACCATGGCCTGCTACAAAAGATGAACTGATTGATTATGCTATCCGTTCGGGTGCGCCTGTTGAGGTGATTGAAAACCTGCAGGCATTGGAGGATGATGGTGAACCTTATGAAAATATTGAGGAGATTTGGCCTGATTATCCAACTAAAGATGATTTCTTTTTTAACGAAGACGAATATTAA
- a CDS encoding lmo0937 family membrane protein: MRGLLYIIAVILIIGWALGAFVYNVGGLIHILIVIAIIALILGIIRRA, translated from the coding sequence ATGAGAGGCTTATTGTACATTATTGCTGTTATCCTTATTATAGGATGGGCATTAGGAGCGTTTGTTTACAATGTTGGAGGCTTAATCCACATTTTAATTGTTATAGCGATTATTGCTTTAATATTAGGTATAATTCGTAGGGCGTAA
- a CDS encoding lmo0937 family membrane protein encodes MRGLLYLVAVILVILWVVGFLFHGLGTFGDGSIIHVLLVIAIIAILLGVIRRA; translated from the coding sequence ATGAGAGGCTTATTATATTTAGTAGCAGTAATATTAGTCATATTGTGGGTAGTAGGATTTCTATTCCACGGACTTGGAACTTTCGGTGACGGTAGCATTATTCACGTATTGCTGGTCATTGCAATTATCGCTATTCTGTTAGGAGTTATCCGCAGGGCATAA
- a CDS encoding 2-C-methyl-D-erythritol 4-phosphate cytidylyltransferase: MAFFISIIAGAFTSTLTMPYDVHLASHVSPHTANYAIIVAGGSGTRMQAAVPKQFLLLNGLPVLMHTLLAFHNSNSQPKLIVVLPEAFHEYWQQLCAEHSFNVTHQLVGGGPTRFHSVKSGLKLVPDDALVAVHDAVRPLVSAQTIEAAYQQAARQGAVVVAVKSRDSVRQVKAAHTQSLLRDEIYLVQTPQTFKADLLKRAYECSYQESFTDDASVAELAGHAIHIVEGSYQNFKITFPEDIAIAELLINKKPHV, from the coding sequence ATGGCGTTTTTTATTAGCATTATTGCAGGCGCATTCACATCAACTTTAACTATGCCATACGACGTTCATCTCGCATCCCATGTCTCACCTCACACGGCTAACTATGCTATTATTGTAGCCGGTGGTTCGGGCACACGTATGCAGGCGGCGGTGCCTAAGCAATTTCTTCTGCTTAACGGGTTGCCTGTTTTGATGCACACTTTGCTTGCTTTTCACAACAGCAATTCGCAACCTAAGCTTATTGTGGTTTTGCCCGAAGCCTTCCATGAATACTGGCAGCAGTTATGCGCCGAGCACAGTTTTAACGTTACTCACCAGTTAGTGGGCGGAGGGCCTACCCGCTTCCATTCGGTAAAAAGCGGATTGAAATTAGTACCCGATGATGCGTTGGTAGCGGTGCATGACGCCGTGCGCCCGCTTGTAAGCGCCCAAACCATTGAGGCGGCGTACCAGCAAGCCGCCCGGCAGGGCGCTGTAGTGGTAGCTGTTAAAAGCCGTGATTCGGTTAGGCAGGTAAAGGCAGCCCATACACAAAGCCTGCTGCGCGATGAAATATACCTGGTGCAAACCCCACAAACCTTTAAAGCAGATTTACTAAAGCGTGCTTATGAGTGCTCTTACCAGGAAAGCTTTACTGACGATGCCAGCGTAGCTGAATTAGCCGGTCATGCAATTCATATTGTTGAGGGCAGCTATCAGAATTTTAAGATCACGTTTCCGGAAGATATAGCCATAGCCGAATTACTGATAAACAAAAAGCCGCACGTTTAA
- the queA gene encoding tRNA preQ1(34) S-adenosylmethionine ribosyltransferase-isomerase QueA: protein MKLSQFKFNLPDSLIAHNPSDVRDESRLMVLHRDSGKIEHKIFKDVLDYFDDKDVMILNNTKVFPARMYGNKEKTGATIEVFLLRELNKELRLWDVLVDPARKIRVGNKLYFGDDDLLVAEVVDNTTSRGRTIRFLFDGTDEEFRRNVEILGETPLPKYIKRKATAEDKERYQTIFAKNEGAVAAPTAGLHFSRELMKRLELKGVEFAEVTLHVGLGTFRPVEVEDLTKHKMDSEQIIIEQKQADIVNRAIERKTRVCAVGTTSMRAIESAVSANKTLKSVNDWTSKFIFPPYEFSIANSMITNFHTPESTLLMMVSAFGGYEHVMNAYEIAVKEKYRFYSYGDAMLII, encoded by the coding sequence ATGAAATTATCTCAATTTAAATTCAATCTGCCCGATTCTTTGATCGCTCACAACCCGTCTGATGTTCGCGACGAGTCTCGTTTGATGGTGCTACACCGCGATTCTGGCAAAATTGAGCACAAAATATTTAAGGATGTTTTGGATTATTTTGATGATAAGGATGTAATGATCCTGAACAACACCAAAGTTTTCCCGGCCCGTATGTATGGCAATAAAGAGAAAACAGGTGCTACCATTGAGGTTTTCTTACTGCGCGAATTAAATAAAGAACTGCGTTTATGGGATGTACTGGTTGACCCGGCCCGTAAAATACGTGTAGGCAACAAACTGTACTTCGGCGATGACGATTTACTGGTTGCCGAGGTTGTAGACAACACCACTTCACGTGGCCGCACTATCCGTTTTTTGTTTGATGGTACTGATGAAGAGTTTCGTCGTAACGTTGAAATTTTAGGTGAGACACCGCTTCCTAAATACATTAAACGCAAAGCCACTGCCGAAGATAAAGAGCGCTACCAAACCATTTTTGCTAAAAATGAAGGCGCTGTTGCAGCTCCAACCGCAGGTCTGCACTTTAGCCGCGAGCTGATGAAGCGCCTGGAATTAAAAGGTGTTGAATTTGCAGAAGTTACGCTTCACGTTGGTTTAGGCACTTTTCGCCCGGTTGAGGTGGAGGATCTGACAAAGCACAAAATGGATTCTGAACAAATTATCATCGAGCAAAAGCAAGCTGATATTGTAAACCGTGCCATTGAGCGTAAAACACGTGTTTGCGCGGTAGGAACGACGTCTATGCGCGCTATCGAATCTGCTGTCTCTGCCAACAAGACTTTAAAATCTGTTAATGACTGGACCAGCAAGTTCATTTTCCCGCCGTATGAGTTTAGCATTGCTAATTCTATGATTACTAACTTCCACACTCCCGAGTCGACCCTGTTAATGATGGTAAGTGCATTTGGAGGTTATGAGCATGTAATGAACGCTTATGAAATTGCTGTAAAAGAGAAATACCGCTTTTATAGCTACGGCGACGCCATGCTGATTATCTAA
- a CDS encoding glycosyltransferase family 9 protein: MNNWLNCKKILCIRPDNMGDLLMTTPALRALKQTFNAQITVLTSSMAAGIASMIPEIDEVITFDVPWVKTSMASGQEAVTAVVNQLKQQQFDAAVTFTVYSQNPLPTVMLAYLAGIPLRLAYCRENPYQLLTNWVPDKEPYDIIRHQVRRDLDLVASVGAFTEDERLSLQLPDLWPQVAQKLQQQGVDIQKPWLVMHPGVSEPKREYPQERWAEAAQKAVNELGYQVLFTGSGSEHAMAASIQGLAGVGTFNVAGQFKLSEFATLIAQAPVVVSVNTGTVHIAAATNTPTVVLYALTNPQHTPWMVPSQVLSYLVPPQAQSKNEVIMHVSRYLNNTITEMPCADDIIAAVNALTRQHAAELPVINLTGIKHFGV, from the coding sequence ATGAATAATTGGTTAAATTGTAAAAAGATACTTTGTATACGCCCCGACAATATGGGCGATTTGCTCATGACAACGCCCGCCTTGCGGGCGCTCAAGCAAACCTTTAACGCCCAAATAACTGTTCTTACCTCCAGTATGGCAGCAGGCATAGCCAGTATGATACCCGAAATAGATGAGGTAATTACTTTTGATGTGCCGTGGGTAAAAACCAGTATGGCGTCAGGCCAGGAGGCGGTAACAGCGGTAGTAAACCAGCTTAAACAACAACAGTTTGATGCGGCAGTCACTTTTACGGTGTATAGCCAAAACCCTTTACCTACCGTAATGCTGGCTTACTTGGCCGGTATACCTTTACGTTTGGCTTACTGCCGCGAAAACCCATACCAGCTTTTAACTAATTGGGTGCCCGACAAGGAACCATACGACATTATACGTCACCAGGTGAGGCGGGATCTGGATCTGGTAGCTTCTGTTGGTGCCTTTACAGAAGACGAGAGGTTGAGTTTACAGTTGCCCGACTTATGGCCGCAGGTGGCACAAAAGTTACAGCAACAGGGTGTGGATATACAAAAGCCCTGGCTGGTTATGCACCCAGGAGTAAGTGAACCTAAACGTGAGTATCCACAAGAGCGTTGGGCTGAAGCTGCTCAAAAAGCGGTTAACGAACTGGGTTACCAGGTATTGTTTACCGGCTCAGGGAGCGAACATGCTATGGCCGCGTCCATTCAAGGCTTGGCAGGGGTGGGTACCTTTAACGTGGCCGGTCAATTCAAGCTGAGCGAATTTGCAACTTTGATTGCACAGGCCCCCGTTGTAGTATCGGTAAATACGGGCACGGTACATATTGCTGCTGCAACCAATACGCCCACAGTGGTATTATACGCCTTAACTAATCCGCAGCATACACCCTGGATGGTGCCAAGCCAGGTATTAAGCTATTTGGTACCGCCACAGGCTCAAAGCAAGAATGAGGTGATTATGCACGTAAGCCGCTACCTTAATAATACAATAACAGAAATGCCATGTGCTGATGACATTATTGCGGCTGTAAACGCACTTACACGTCAGCATGCTGCAGAGCTGCCTGTAATCAATTTAACAGGTATTAAACACTTTGGTGTTTGA
- a CDS encoding sodium:proton antiporter: MDQYIIIISVIGIAALGMAWMPAISKRTGISYAIIYMLAGVLIYLVFPHLLPNADPRKHQTYTSHLTELVVIISLMGTGIKIDRSFAYKTWKTPIRLVTWGMLGCIGIAALLGYGFFGMDVASALLLGAALAPTDPVLASDVQVGPPNEKLRFETKFALTAEAGMNDAFAFPFVMLAITMSQMANKGQGSIWEWAGYALILKVVIGLVIGVIIGRLLGYLIFSVGDRLEVLETRDGFVALSLTLMVYGITELAHGYGFMAVFVAGLSLRHYERGHKLHTKLHDFTDQTERIMVAIVLILFGGSLTTGILNNLTWPMVTFSILFLFIVRPLTSYLSLFGIQLHSREKWVISFFGIRGMGSIYYLSYAFKEAHFPYAEQIWTVVTFTILLSIFVHGLTATTVMKRMEARFANEIG; the protein is encoded by the coding sequence ATGGATCAGTACATCATTATTATAAGTGTAATTGGTATTGCTGCATTAGGCATGGCATGGATGCCGGCTATAAGTAAGCGAACCGGTATTTCATACGCCATTATTTATATGCTGGCTGGTGTGCTTATTTATTTAGTATTTCCACATCTACTTCCTAACGCCGATCCGCGTAAACATCAAACTTATACCTCACACTTAACTGAGCTGGTGGTTATTATTTCGTTGATGGGTACAGGTATTAAAATAGACCGGTCCTTTGCCTATAAAACCTGGAAAACGCCTATTCGTTTGGTTACGTGGGGTATGCTGGGTTGCATTGGCATAGCCGCATTACTGGGCTATGGTTTCTTCGGGATGGATGTAGCATCGGCGCTGTTACTGGGTGCTGCCCTGGCGCCTACCGATCCGGTATTAGCCTCAGATGTACAGGTTGGGCCGCCTAACGAAAAATTGCGATTTGAGACCAAGTTTGCCTTAACTGCCGAGGCCGGTATGAATGATGCGTTTGCGTTTCCGTTTGTAATGCTGGCTATCACTATGTCGCAAATGGCTAATAAAGGGCAGGGCAGTATTTGGGAATGGGCCGGGTATGCCCTGATTCTTAAAGTTGTTATCGGGTTAGTTATTGGCGTAATAATAGGACGGTTATTGGGATACCTAATTTTTAGCGTAGGCGACCGTTTGGAAGTTTTGGAAACGCGCGATGGCTTTGTTGCCCTATCGCTAACACTGATGGTTTACGGCATAACAGAACTAGCGCATGGGTATGGCTTTATGGCTGTTTTTGTGGCCGGACTAAGTTTACGCCATTATGAAAGAGGCCATAAATTGCATACTAAGTTGCACGACTTTACCGATCAGACAGAGCGCATTATGGTGGCCATTGTGCTTATCCTTTTTGGTGGAAGTCTGACCACTGGTATACTCAACAATTTAACCTGGCCAATGGTCACTTTTTCCATTCTGTTTTTATTCATTGTAAGGCCACTAACTTCTTATTTGAGTTTGTTCGGTATACAGCTCCATTCCAGAGAAAAATGGGTAATCAGCTTTTTTGGTATCAGGGGTATGGGTTCTATCTATTATCTGAGCTATGCTTTTAAAGAAGCACATTTTCCTTATGCCGAGCAAATATGGACTGTAGTAACTTTCACTATATTACTATCTATATTTGTGCATGGCTTAACAGCTACCACCGTAATGAAGCGCATGGAGGCCCGCTTTGCTAATGAAATTGGATAA
- a CDS encoding ABC transporter permease encodes MLKNYFKIAWRNLYRNKAFSAINIAGLAVGMAGTILIYTWIQHQLSYDQFHANKGTLYKLWLRSADTTGQIYCSDITSGPVGAALKQEFPEVQDVSRIYWPIDRLFSYRDKIIKAEGRDVDKPFLTMFSFPLIEGDPKHALDEVNSVVITESLARKLFDNESPMYKVINIDKKQTCQITGVMKDLPYNTEFKFDYLVSLTANENFYSAGNNWNNNTYQTFVQLKPGVDVKRLGQKIADINERHTDAVKAQLFLHPITQWHLYSNFENGKATGGLIDVVRLVALIGGLILLVACINFMNLSTARSEKRAKEVGVRKVMGAQKMSLVAQFLSESILIAIVAGMLALILVALCLPAFNRFTQENLTVNYSSPVFIVGMLGFIVLTGALAGSYPAFFLSAFKPVKVLKGKFREGHHWFTPRKVLVVVQFTVAIVMVVSTLVVYRQIQFAQQRDSGYVKNNLIDIGIEGDMRKNYDLIKHDLIQSGAATGVSQNSFSVTQPASTSNSYRWTGENAEQPDIEFTRFNTTGDFISTLGIKLVQGRDIDLAMHPSDTAAVLLNETAVKQMQLKNPLGHTIYFSRMGDKPITVVGVFKDFIIGSPYSPVSPMIVHGLRNWNYNMVVRLNAHNSTAKNLQLAGDVFKKYNPSYPFEYKFVDQRYAEKFANEVKTGTLAALFAGLTIFISCLGLFGLAAYMAENRSKEIGIRRVLGASVSSVIQLLTAEFVVLVVIALAIATPIGWWVMHNWLQNYTYHVTVGWFTFAMAGVTAILLAVGTVSMQAVRAANANPVDSMRAE; translated from the coding sequence ATGCTTAAGAACTACTTTAAAATTGCCTGGCGAAACCTGTACCGTAACAAAGCTTTTTCGGCCATTAACATAGCTGGTTTAGCGGTGGGTATGGCAGGCACTATCTTGATATATACCTGGATACAACACCAGTTGAGCTATGATCAGTTTCATGCCAATAAAGGTACCTTATATAAACTTTGGCTTCGCTCGGCCGATACTACGGGCCAGATTTATTGTTCTGATATTACGTCGGGCCCTGTAGGGGCTGCCCTAAAGCAGGAGTTTCCGGAGGTGCAGGATGTGTCTCGTATATATTGGCCAATCGACAGGTTGTTTTCTTACCGCGATAAAATTATTAAAGCCGAAGGTCGCGATGTGGATAAACCATTCTTAACCATGTTCAGTTTTCCGCTTATTGAGGGCGATCCTAAACATGCGCTGGATGAAGTGAATAGCGTAGTAATTACCGAAAGCCTGGCCCGCAAGCTCTTTGACAATGAGAGCCCAATGTACAAGGTAATTAACATAGATAAAAAGCAAACCTGCCAAATTACCGGCGTAATGAAGGATTTGCCTTATAATACAGAGTTCAAGTTTGATTATCTGGTATCACTGACTGCAAATGAAAACTTTTATTCGGCCGGTAATAACTGGAACAACAATACCTATCAAACCTTTGTACAGCTCAAGCCAGGTGTTGATGTAAAGCGATTGGGCCAAAAGATAGCAGATATCAATGAACGTCACACAGATGCTGTTAAGGCACAGTTGTTTCTGCATCCCATAACCCAATGGCACTTGTACTCTAATTTTGAAAACGGCAAGGCAACCGGCGGATTGATTGATGTGGTTCGTTTGGTTGCCTTAATAGGCGGCTTGATACTGTTAGTGGCCTGTATCAATTTTATGAACCTAAGTACCGCCCGCAGTGAGAAACGTGCCAAAGAGGTAGGTGTACGCAAAGTGATGGGCGCCCAAAAAATGAGTCTTGTTGCTCAATTTTTGAGCGAATCTATCTTAATAGCGATTGTTGCAGGTATGTTAGCGCTTATACTGGTTGCGCTGTGCCTGCCTGCCTTTAACCGCTTTACTCAGGAAAACCTTACAGTTAATTACTCAAGTCCGGTTTTTATAGTTGGTATGCTGGGGTTTATTGTGCTAACCGGTGCTTTGGCTGGCAGTTACCCTGCTTTCTTTTTATCAGCATTTAAGCCGGTAAAGGTTTTAAAAGGTAAGTTTCGGGAAGGGCACCATTGGTTTACACCGCGCAAGGTGCTGGTAGTAGTGCAGTTCACAGTAGCTATTGTAATGGTGGTATCAACTCTGGTTGTTTACCGGCAAATACAATTTGCGCAGCAGCGCGATAGCGGCTATGTTAAGAATAACCTGATCGACATTGGCATTGAAGGCGATATGCGTAAAAACTATGACCTCATTAAACACGATCTGATCCAATCAGGTGCGGCTACCGGTGTATCTCAAAACAGTTTTTCGGTCACACAGCCAGCAAGCACGTCAAACTCTTACCGTTGGACCGGTGAAAATGCCGAACAACCCGATATAGAGTTTACCCGCTTCAATACCACCGGCGATTTCATTAGCACCTTGGGCATAAAACTGGTACAAGGTCGTGACATTGACCTGGCTATGCATCCTTCGGATACAGCAGCGGTGCTGCTTAACGAAACTGCCGTAAAACAAATGCAGCTTAAAAATCCTTTAGGCCATACCATTTACTTTAGCCGGATGGGAGATAAGCCCATAACTGTGGTGGGAGTTTTTAAAGATTTTATAATTGGTTCGCCCTACAGCCCCGTTAGCCCTATGATTGTACATGGCTTGCGCAATTGGAATTACAATATGGTGGTACGCTTAAATGCGCATAACAGCACCGCTAAAAATTTGCAACTGGCAGGCGATGTTTTTAAAAAGTACAATCCTTCTTACCCATTTGAATACAAATTTGTAGACCAACGCTATGCCGAAAAGTTTGCCAACGAAGTAAAAACCGGTACACTGGCTGCTCTATTTGCAGGCTTAACCATTTTTATATCATGCCTTGGGCTGTTTGGCCTGGCTGCCTACATGGCCGAGAACCGTTCAAAGGAAATTGGCATACGCCGCGTGCTGGGTGCCAGTGTAAGCAGTGTAATACAATTACTTACCGCAGAATTTGTAGTGCTGGTGGTAATAGCACTGGCTATTGCCACACCCATAGGCTGGTGGGTAATGCATAACTGGTTACAAAACTACACTTACCACGTTACTGTGGGCTGGTTTACTTTTGCCATGGCTGGTGTTACTGCCATACTACTGGCTGTTGGTACGGTAAGCATGCAGGCGGTTAGGGCAGCTAACGCCAACCCCGTAGATAGTATGAGAGCTGAATAA
- a CDS encoding HAD family hydrolase, translated as MMNVKVIAFDADDTLWVNEPYFRRTEEKFCTLFSEFLSPHDIERELLKIEIGNLGLYGYGIKGFMLSMIETALKVTDGRMNADAIEKILNLGKELLNEPIELLEGVEQVLQSLQGRYKLVVATKGDLLDQERKLKKSNLTQYFHHIEVMSEKDDASYQKLVKHLDIQPQELLMVGNSLKSDILPVLNIGGYAIHVPYHITWVHEMVESQVEHENFKSVTHIQDILQYLPL; from the coding sequence ATGATGAATGTAAAGGTAATTGCGTTTGATGCAGATGATACCCTTTGGGTTAACGAGCCTTACTTCAGGAGAACCGAAGAAAAATTTTGCACGCTTTTTAGCGAGTTCCTGTCGCCGCATGATATTGAGCGCGAGTTACTCAAGATTGAAATTGGTAATTTGGGCTTGTATGGTTATGGTATAAAAGGCTTTATGCTATCGATGATTGAGACGGCGCTAAAGGTAACCGACGGCCGTATGAATGCTGATGCTATTGAGAAAATACTGAACCTGGGCAAAGAACTTTTAAACGAGCCTATTGAATTGCTGGAAGGTGTGGAGCAGGTGTTACAGTCACTGCAGGGCCGTTATAAGTTGGTGGTAGCCACCAAAGGCGACTTGCTAGACCAGGAACGTAAATTAAAGAAATCTAATTTAACACAGTATTTTCATCATATCGAAGTGATGTCTGAAAAGGATGATGCCAGCTACCAGAAGCTGGTTAAGCATCTGGATATACAGCCGCAGGAGCTGTTGATGGTGGGCAACTCGCTCAAGTCAGACATACTGCCTGTGCTTAATATAGGCGGCTATGCTATACACGTGCCTTACCATATAACCTGGGTGCACGAGATGGTTGAAAGCCAGGTTGAACATGAGAACTTTAAAAGCGTAACGCATATTCAGGACATTTTACAATACTTACCCTTATGA
- a CDS encoding chloramphenicol acetyltransferase, with amino-acid sequence MKHKLDLENWPRKQHFEFFKQFEEPYFGVTVNVDLTLAYEHAKAAGVSLFIYYLFQSLGAANMVEPFRYRIEDDQVMVYNEVHASATINRPNGTFGFSYIDYNPSFNKFLEGAEREIDRVQNTTDLMPSTSGQNVIHFSALPWINFTSISHARMFSFNESVPKISFGRITDIDGQKIMPVSIHVHHALMDGLHVGQYLQAYQDLLNMGL; translated from the coding sequence ATGAAACACAAGCTTGACCTGGAAAACTGGCCCCGTAAGCAGCACTTCGAATTTTTTAAGCAATTTGAGGAGCCTTACTTCGGTGTTACCGTCAATGTAGACCTTACCTTAGCTTATGAACATGCCAAAGCAGCCGGCGTTTCCTTGTTTATATATTATCTTTTTCAATCCTTAGGTGCAGCTAATATGGTAGAGCCGTTCAGGTATCGGATCGAAGACGATCAGGTAATGGTTTATAATGAGGTACATGCATCGGCCACCATTAACCGGCCTAATGGAACATTTGGATTTTCGTACATCGATTACAACCCTTCGTTCAATAAATTTTTGGAAGGTGCCGAGCGGGAGATAGATCGTGTACAAAACACCACTGATCTCATGCCATCTACATCAGGCCAAAATGTAATTCATTTTTCGGCCCTGCCGTGGATCAATTTCACATCTATATCTCATGCGCGCATGTTCAGTTTCAACGAAAGCGTTCCCAAAATAAGCTTTGGCCGCATAACCGATATCGATGGCCAAAAAATTATGCCTGTATCCATCCACGTACATCACGCCTTAATGGACGGATTACACGTGGGCCAGTACCTGCAAGCATATCAGGACTTGCTTAATATGGGATTGTAA